A DNA window from Litoribacterium kuwaitense contains the following coding sequences:
- the hisF gene encoding imidazole glycerol phosphate synthase subunit HisF, producing MITKRIIPCLDVKEGRVVKGVQFVSLRDAGDPVELATFYNEQGADELVFLDISASHEGRETMVDVVREVAATLAIPFTVGGGINSLEDMKRILRAGADKVSVNTAALLRPELINEGSDYFGAQCIVTAIDARYDAERNDFYVFTHGGRKPTERRALDWAREAEERGAGEILLTSMDADGSKDGFHIELTRQISESVSIPVIASGGAGSAQHFLDVFENGKADAALAASIFHYRETSVEEVKRFLREKGVLIR from the coding sequence AATTATCCCATGTTTAGATGTGAAGGAAGGCCGTGTCGTCAAAGGTGTTCAATTTGTTTCATTGCGAGACGCAGGTGATCCCGTCGAGCTTGCGACGTTCTACAACGAGCAAGGTGCCGACGAGCTCGTGTTTTTAGATATATCGGCTTCCCATGAAGGACGCGAGACGATGGTCGATGTCGTCCGTGAAGTGGCAGCGACGTTAGCCATACCATTTACCGTTGGTGGCGGTATTAATAGCTTAGAGGATATGAAACGAATTCTGCGGGCAGGTGCTGATAAAGTATCCGTCAATACGGCAGCTTTACTCAGACCAGAACTCATTAATGAGGGATCAGATTACTTTGGCGCACAATGCATCGTCACAGCGATCGATGCACGCTATGATGCAGAACGAAACGATTTTTATGTATTCACGCATGGCGGACGGAAGCCGACCGAGCGACGCGCGTTAGATTGGGCGAGAGAGGCTGAAGAACGAGGCGCAGGCGAGATTTTATTAACAAGTATGGATGCGGACGGCTCAAAAGATGGGTTTCATATCGAGCTCACGCGGCAAATCAGTGAAAGTGTATCGATTCCGGTCATTGCTTCAGGTGGTGCTGGCTCAGCACAGCATTTTTTAGACGTTTTTGAAAATGGAAAAGCAGATGCAGCGTTGGCAGCTTCCATCTTTCATTACAGAGAAACTTCTGTTGAAGAAGTGAAACGCTTTTTACGTGAGAAAGGAGTGCTTATTCGATGA
- the trxB gene encoding thioredoxin-disulfide reductase, protein MSEEYIYDTAIIGAGPAGMTAAVYTSRANMSTLMIERGIPGGQMANTEDVENYPGYDHILGPDLSTKMFEHAKKFGAEYAYGDIQSIVDHGSYKLIDAGSKQYKARSVIISTGAHYKKLGVPGEEEYAGRGVSYCAVCDGAFFKDKEIFVIGGGDSACEEGVYLTRFAKKVTIVHRRDQLRAQPILQKRAMENDKIDFIWNHQVKEIHGEGGKVSKIELAHSETGETQTIPTDGVFIYIGMLPLSDPFVSLGITNEEGYIPTNEEMETSVPGVFAAGDIREKTLRQIVTATGDGSIAAQSAQAFVEELAEKEATQTV, encoded by the coding sequence ATGTCAGAAGAATACATTTATGATACTGCTATTATCGGCGCTGGCCCAGCAGGCATGACCGCTGCGGTGTACACATCCAGAGCCAATATGTCAACTTTAATGATTGAACGGGGAATTCCCGGAGGCCAGATGGCCAATACAGAAGACGTTGAGAACTACCCAGGATACGATCATATTTTAGGACCGGATTTATCGACAAAAATGTTTGAGCATGCGAAGAAATTTGGAGCTGAATACGCTTATGGCGATATACAAAGTATCGTCGACCACGGATCATATAAATTAATTGATGCCGGCTCAAAGCAGTACAAAGCACGTTCAGTCATTATTAGTACAGGTGCGCATTACAAAAAACTTGGTGTGCCTGGTGAAGAAGAGTATGCCGGTCGCGGCGTATCCTATTGTGCCGTATGTGACGGAGCTTTTTTCAAAGACAAGGAGATTTTCGTCATTGGCGGTGGTGACTCTGCATGTGAAGAAGGGGTGTATTTAACCCGCTTTGCCAAGAAGGTAACCATTGTTCATAGACGTGATCAGCTTCGAGCGCAGCCGATCTTACAAAAACGTGCTATGGAAAATGATAAAATCGACTTTATTTGGAATCACCAAGTGAAAGAGATCCATGGTGAAGGCGGAAAAGTCAGCAAGATTGAGCTCGCACACTCTGAAACGGGTGAAACACAGACCATTCCAACAGACGGTGTGTTCATTTATATCGGAATGTTGCCGTTAAGTGACCCTTTTGTTTCTTTAGGCATAACAAATGAGGAAGGGTACATCCCGACCAATGAAGAAATGGAAACATCAGTACCAGGTGTTTTTGCTGCTGGGGACATTCGTGAGAAGACGTTACGTCAAATTGTAACAGCAACCGGAGACGGTAGTATTGCTGCACAGTCAGCTCAGGCGTTTGTTGAAGAGCTTGCCGAAAAAGAAGCGACACAAACTGTTTAA
- a CDS encoding tetratricopeptide repeat protein: MSNQVWDGTKNESYPSSKSVASVYPFDLSSEQLFDMATRALKHSMFQKAEKLLKRAIAKSPDDAFYQSQLGLCLAESGQYEKSNEWLIPLLKRDEEGMGEAYFLVANNFAHLGRFDDAVYYTKKYLQAEPNGDFYEEAQDLIAVMSDDWLEDEDSILMMQEEAKDWLAKGLFEKAEQQFKHIIQMQPTFWAAHNNLALAYFYQGSIAKAFRTLNDVLEQSPGNLHAICNFAVFYHYMGNKEKRASVVAKLRNVYPLLPDVQYKLGATFAILGEHEAGFRKLYPLYRSSYPCDVTFFYWFSLCAFHTGRTSLAQKVWSHASRADEVLDQEPPWLRPTLSAFGGDGTVQESIIGLFSVDSPAKQLYSIYLLAKVNQLEETDLDRYPLHSTAKEIANRILNKNDQQKNALFFEVAQYLETSCADNEAQWRELLTKWCDWYTEIVKAELSGQTGAAWAAAIHVTSETTLTAEEACTLYHSRPEALKSVLQWMSEVKKTELSKQKNRRLPKDLL; the protein is encoded by the coding sequence ATGTCAAATCAGGTGTGGGATGGAACGAAGAATGAAAGCTATCCGAGCAGCAAGTCGGTAGCTTCTGTATATCCCTTCGATCTGAGTAGTGAGCAGCTTTTCGACATGGCTACAAGAGCCCTCAAGCATTCAATGTTTCAAAAGGCGGAGAAGCTGCTGAAGAGAGCGATTGCCAAAAGCCCTGACGATGCTTTTTATCAATCACAGCTCGGTCTTTGTCTTGCTGAATCAGGACAATATGAAAAGTCAAATGAATGGCTAATTCCTCTTCTTAAACGGGATGAAGAAGGCATGGGAGAAGCTTATTTTCTTGTCGCTAACAATTTTGCGCATCTCGGTCGCTTTGACGATGCGGTTTATTATACAAAAAAATATTTGCAGGCAGAGCCGAATGGCGATTTTTATGAGGAAGCTCAAGATTTGATTGCTGTCATGTCCGATGACTGGCTAGAGGACGAAGATTCAATATTAATGATGCAGGAAGAGGCAAAAGATTGGCTTGCTAAAGGTCTGTTTGAAAAAGCGGAGCAGCAATTTAAGCACATTATACAAATGCAACCAACATTTTGGGCGGCGCATAACAATCTCGCCCTCGCCTATTTTTACCAAGGGAGTATTGCTAAGGCTTTTCGTACACTCAACGACGTCCTTGAGCAAAGTCCGGGGAATTTGCACGCCATTTGTAATTTTGCCGTATTCTATCACTATATGGGTAATAAAGAAAAGCGGGCGTCTGTCGTTGCTAAGCTCAGAAATGTTTACCCATTGTTGCCCGACGTACAATACAAACTTGGCGCAACGTTTGCCATTCTTGGGGAACACGAAGCAGGTTTTCGCAAGTTATATCCGTTATATCGTAGCTCTTATCCGTGCGATGTTACGTTTTTTTATTGGTTTTCTTTATGTGCATTTCACACTGGTCGCACCTCACTTGCGCAAAAAGTATGGTCACATGCCAGTCGAGCAGACGAGGTTTTAGATCAAGAGCCACCGTGGCTTCGCCCAACTTTATCAGCATTTGGCGGGGATGGGACGGTCCAGGAATCGATCATTGGGTTGTTTTCTGTAGATTCACCAGCTAAGCAGCTGTACTCGATTTATTTGTTGGCAAAAGTGAATCAGCTTGAGGAAACAGATCTTGATCGCTATCCTCTACACTCGACAGCCAAAGAGATAGCAAATCGAATATTGAATAAGAACGACCAACAGAAGAACGCGCTCTTTTTTGAAGTGGCCCAATACTTGGAAACGTCTTGTGCGGACAATGAAGCCCAATGGCGTGAATTGCTTACAAAGTGGTGTGACTGGTATACGGAGATTGTTAAAGCAGAACTGTCTGGGCAAACGGGAGCGGCGTGGGCAGCTGCGATTCATGTGACCAGCGAAACAACGTTGACTGCAGAGGAAGCCTGCACGCTTTATCATAGTAGACCCGAAGCATTGAAATCAGTGCTTCAATGGATGAGTGAAGTGAAAAAAACAGAGCTCTCCAAGCAAAAAAATAGACGCCTCCCAAAAGACCTATTATGA
- a CDS encoding gluconeogenesis factor YvcK family protein: MTELHQKPRIVAIGGGTGLSVMLRGLKNYDVDLTAIVTVADDGGSSGKLRDELNIPPPGDIRNVIAAMSEVEPLIEELFQHRFQGSSLSGHALGNLLLAAMTSLTGDFTTAISEMGKVLKVKGKILPACNECVTLHAVMTDGTTVSGESSITKAGKRIHRLYYHQENVTPVPEALDAIHEADLIVIGPGSLYTSIMPNLIVPGIAEAIEQTTAQKVYVCNVMTQLGETTGYSAADHLRAIYDHLGSHSIDTVIVNEEMIPYETLRKYAEEDAEPVQFDEDLLLSLGVQLIKGNFVELHSGAVRHDTAQIAGIISRLAGQEAKGLYQR, from the coding sequence ATGACCGAACTACATCAAAAGCCGCGCATCGTTGCGATTGGGGGAGGTACGGGTCTCTCAGTCATGTTGCGGGGGTTAAAGAATTATGATGTCGATTTAACCGCGATTGTTACAGTGGCCGATGACGGTGGGAGCTCTGGGAAGCTAAGAGATGAGCTCAATATTCCGCCGCCTGGGGATATACGAAATGTCATTGCTGCGATGTCAGAAGTCGAGCCGCTCATCGAAGAATTGTTTCAGCATCGCTTTCAAGGAAGCTCATTATCCGGTCATGCACTCGGAAACTTGCTGCTCGCGGCGATGACCTCGTTGACTGGTGACTTTACGACGGCGATCTCGGAAATGGGAAAAGTGCTAAAAGTAAAAGGAAAGATTTTGCCGGCGTGCAATGAATGCGTCACTTTGCATGCGGTGATGACGGATGGTACAACGGTTTCAGGAGAGTCTTCTATTACAAAGGCGGGCAAACGGATTCACCGTCTTTATTACCATCAGGAAAACGTAACGCCTGTACCAGAAGCGCTCGATGCCATTCACGAAGCCGATTTAATTGTCATCGGTCCGGGCAGTCTATATACGAGTATTATGCCAAACTTAATTGTGCCGGGTATTGCTGAAGCCATCGAGCAAACAACGGCGCAAAAAGTGTATGTATGCAACGTGATGACTCAGCTTGGTGAAACGACAGGCTATAGTGCAGCCGACCATTTAAGAGCGATTTACGATCATTTGGGAAGTCATAGTATCGATACTGTTATCGTGAACGAGGAAATGATCCCTTATGAAACGTTGCGCAAGTATGCAGAAGAAGATGCGGAGCCGGTGCAATTTGACGAAGATCTGCTTTTATCTCTCGGCGTTCAATTAATTAAAGGGAACTTTGTTGAACTTCATAGTGGAGCGGTTCGTCATGATACGGCGCAAATTGCAGGGATTATCAGCCGCTTAGCTGGCCAAGAGGCTAAAGGATTGTACCAAAGGTAA
- the clpP gene encoding ATP-dependent Clp endopeptidase proteolytic subunit ClpP — MNLIPTVIEQTNRGERAYDIYSRLLKDRIIMLGSGIDDNVANSIVAQLLFLQAEDPDKDISLYINSPGGSISAGMAIYDTMQFIKPDVSTICTGMAASMGAFLLAAGAKGKRFALPNSEVMIHQPLGGTQGQASDIEIHAKRIIKMRENLNKILAERTGQPIETIERDTDRDNFMSAEDAVQYGLIDEVMNRK, encoded by the coding sequence ATGAATCTCATCCCAACCGTTATAGAACAAACAAACCGTGGTGAACGTGCCTACGACATTTACTCACGCTTGTTAAAGGATCGTATTATTATGCTCGGCAGCGGCATTGACGATAATGTTGCAAACTCAATTGTTGCCCAGCTCCTTTTCCTGCAAGCAGAAGATCCGGACAAAGACATCTCACTCTACATTAACTCTCCAGGTGGTTCCATTTCTGCGGGCATGGCCATTTACGACACGATGCAATTCATCAAGCCAGACGTATCGACGATCTGTACGGGAATGGCTGCATCGATGGGTGCCTTCCTTCTAGCCGCCGGTGCAAAAGGGAAACGCTTCGCCCTGCCAAACAGTGAAGTGATGATTCACCAGCCGCTTGGAGGCACACAAGGTCAAGCCTCTGATATTGAAATTCATGCGAAGCGAATTATTAAAATGCGTGAAAACCTAAATAAAATTCTTGCTGAACGTACGGGGCAACCGATCGAGACGATCGAAAGAGACACGGACCGTGATAACTTTATGTCTGCCGAAGACGCAGTTCAATATGGTTTGATTGACGAAGTCATGAATCGCAAATAA
- the hisIE gene encoding bifunctional phosphoribosyl-AMP cyclohydrolase/phosphoribosyl-ATP diphosphatase HisIE: MNVDQLTFNSQGLIPTVIQDANTLEVLMVAFMNKESLEKTLQTGETWFYSRSREELWHKGGTSGNVQAVQEIRFDCDADTLVIKVVPAGPACHLGTRSCFTNILFHKQGVIVPIGDVLTQLENTIAARFKEMPEGAYTTYLFEKGIDKILKKVGEEAAEVIIAAKNRDAEELKWEAADLLYHLFVLLQEQDLPIQEVARVLHERSQPKEEKASEE; this comes from the coding sequence ATGAATGTTGACCAGCTTACCTTTAACTCTCAAGGACTGATTCCTACAGTCATTCAGGATGCAAATACACTCGAAGTTTTAATGGTCGCGTTTATGAATAAGGAGTCTTTGGAGAAAACATTACAGACAGGAGAAACGTGGTTTTACTCTCGATCAAGAGAGGAGCTGTGGCACAAGGGTGGGACGTCTGGTAATGTTCAGGCCGTTCAGGAGATTCGCTTCGATTGCGATGCAGACACATTAGTCATTAAAGTCGTCCCAGCAGGTCCTGCTTGTCATCTAGGCACACGTTCTTGTTTCACAAATATTTTATTTCACAAGCAAGGCGTCATTGTACCGATAGGCGATGTACTCACTCAGTTAGAAAATACGATTGCGGCGAGATTTAAAGAAATGCCCGAGGGTGCTTACACGACCTACTTATTTGAAAAAGGCATTGATAAAATTCTTAAAAAAGTCGGTGAAGAAGCGGCAGAAGTCATTATCGCCGCGAAAAACCGTGATGCTGAAGAGTTAAAATGGGAAGCGGCAGACTTGCTGTATCACTTATTCGTCTTACTGCAAGAACAAGATCTTCCTATTCAAGAGGTTGCTCGAGTGCTGCATGAGCGAAGTCAGCCGAAAGAAGAAAAAGCGTCAGAAGAATAA
- a CDS encoding HPr family phosphocarrier protein has translation MTEKQVTVQLKTGLRARPAAIFVQEANRFISDIYLQKGSKKVNAKSIMGLMSLAVGADQDIIISADGRDEEEAINALAAFVQREEVA, from the coding sequence ATGACAGAGAAGCAAGTGACTGTACAGTTGAAAACAGGTTTGCGTGCAAGGCCAGCAGCTATATTTGTTCAAGAGGCGAATCGATTTATTTCAGATATTTATTTACAAAAAGGTTCAAAGAAAGTGAATGCGAAAAGCATCATGGGGCTCATGAGCCTAGCCGTAGGAGCCGATCAAGACATCATCATTTCAGCAGATGGAAGGGATGAGGAGGAAGCAATCAACGCTCTCGCTGCCTTCGTTCAAAGAGAAGAAGTTGCCTAG